In Pyrus communis chromosome 8, drPyrComm1.1, whole genome shotgun sequence, one genomic interval encodes:
- the LOC137743109 gene encoding WUSCHEL-related homeobox 2, whose translation MEGDHHHSAVLLDQRHVQAGSGRAGDSGSTSRWNPTKEQIDMLENFYKQGVRTPSAEQIQQITSRLKAFGHIEGKNVFYWFQNHKARQRQKQKQESIAYNRLLHRRTTQPIFLPPYDLNPPCPNVMCSPYYVPVHSELGFYPQSPYPNKVPLPGVPNVVKRRPRAEKLEKRRSTCTTGGAGYEPMHPHNGYNTSGGSDMVNDATSKLISKCDQQTLPLFPLQPTGILQQGREDQNYPSTVNDADCSSAALIGSSADQIVGDQQPFYDFFSG comes from the exons atGGAGGGTGATCACCATCACAGTGCAGTCCTACTGGACCAGCGGCATGTGCAGGCGGGTTCTGGGCGTGCCGGGGACAGCGGGAGTACATCCCGATGGAACCCAACAAAGGAGCAGATTGATATGCTTGAGAATTTTTACAAGCAAGGAGTGAGGACGCCAAGTGCTGAGCAAATACAGCAGATAACGAGTAGGCTGAAGGCTTTTGGTCACATCGAGGGGAAGAATGTTTTTTACTGGTTTCAGAATCACAAGGCAAGGCAAAGGCAGAAGCAGAAGCAAGAGAGCATAGCTTATAATCGCTTGTTACATAGAAGGACAACTCAGCcaatttttcttcctccttatgaTTTGAATCCTCCTTGCCCAAatg TAATGTGCAGCCCATACTACGTACCAGTTCATAGTGAGCTAGGGTTCTATCCGCAGTCTCCATATCCCAATAAGGTGCCTCTCCCTGGTGTTCCTAATGTAGTCAAGAGGAGACCAAGGGCCGAGAAATTGGAAAAGCGAAGAAGCACCTGCACTACTGGTGGCGCTGGTTATGAACCCATGCATCCACACAATGGATATAATACTAGTGGAGGCAGCGATATGGTCAACGATGCCACGAGCAAACTTATCAGCAAATGCGACCAACAAACACTGCCGCTTTTTCCCTTGCAACCCACTGGCATTTTGCAGCAAGGAAGAGAAGATCAAAACTACCCTTCTACTGTTAACGATGCTGACTGTTCCTCTGCTGCTCTAATTGGCTCTAGTGCTGATCAGATTGTTGGTGACCAGCAGCCTTTCTATGATTTTTTCTCTGGATAG